The genomic region CTTGCCAAAGCTCGGAGATTTCAGTATTTTATACAGATTGTCAACCGCGATCGCAGATTCGGCAAAATATACGGTAACAGCAGTAAGATAAGCGATTCCGATCGGCAGTTTAAGCAATGTTTAATTGCGACAAATTTTTGTTTTCTATAAAGATTTGTTTTTGTCAAGGATTGCAAATATTATTTACTTGCTGCTAATGTATTGTCAGAGTCATTTGGCTCTCAAAGCGCAATAAAAATCTGCCGATGTTAGTTTTTCTCCTCCTTTTCTGCCCTCTGTATTCAGAGCGGGAAACATAATAGGGAATAGTTAACTTGGCTTTTAGTAATGTATTTTTTGACCTAATAAGAGCAGTGCCAGCTATGAAAGTGTAGCTGAGAGAAAAGGGCGAGCAGAAATTGCGTTAGCGTTCACGTAGCTTGCTTCTTTGAAGGAGTAGTGTAGCGTAGCGTTTAGCGCAAACGTTGTTATTGCCATCATAATTGACGCGAACTTATTAGGCTTTCTGTCATCGCATTCCCAAACACGGTGGCGAGTCGTTAGAGGCAACAGAAAAAAGTGAAGTCAAAAATTGGGTAGGTATTTGCTACTATATCCGATGTACTTTTGCTGAACTTCTTTTGCATCTACTTGGTCTTGCGGCGCTACATGCAAGTCGCTAATTTTTGTTGGACTAATTCACACAGGTAAAATTCATGAGCGAAGTACAAGCAAAGTTCACGGCGACTGAAACAGCTTTTCACGTTGAAGGTTACGAAAAGATTGAATTCAGCCTCCTCTGCATTAATGGTGCTTTTGACATTAGCAACCGTGAAATTGCCGACCAATATCAAAAATACGGACGCTGTTTAACCGTCATCGATGCCAACGTTTATCGATTGTACGGCGAACAAATTGAAGCTTACTTTCAGCATTACAACATCGACCTGACCGTATTTCCCATCACCATCACCGAACCAAATAAGACGATCGCCACCTTCGAGACAATTATCGATGCGTTTGCCGAGTTCGGCTTAGTCCGCAAAGAACCAGTCTTGGTAGTTGGTGGTGGATTAGTGACAGACGTAGCAGGTTTTGCCTGTGCTGCTTATCGTCGTAACTCTAACTTCATCCGCGTCCCAACGACCTTGATCGGTCTGATCGATGCTGGGGTTGCAATTAAGGTTGCAGTGAACCATAAGAAACTGAAAAATCGCTTAGGCGCTTACCACGCACCTAAACAGGTCATCCTTGATTTTTCTTTCTTGCGCACCCTACCTACAGCCCAAGTGCGTAACGGTATGGCAGAACTCGTAAAAATTGCCGTAGTTGCCAACGCTGAAGTCTTCAATTTACTGGAGAAGTATGGCGAACAACTCCTGCAAACTCACTTCGGTTATGTGGATGCAACACCAGAACTTCAGGAAATTGCTTACAAAGTCAATTACGAATCAATTAAGACGATGATCGAGTTGGAAACTCCCAACCTGCACGAAATCGACCTCGATCGCGTCATTGCCTACGGTCATACCTGGAGTCCGACTTTAGAACTCGCCCCTAACGTACCGATCTTCCACGGTCACGCTGTGAATATTGACATGGCATTCTCAGCTACTCTCGCAGCAAGACGCGGCTACATCTCTACCCAAGACCGCGATCGCATCCTTGGTTTAATGAGTCGGATCGGCTTAGCCCTCGACCATCCTCTACTAGAAGGCGATCTCCTCTGGCAGGCAACTGAGTCGATTATGCAAACCAGAGATAGCAAACTACGCGCGGCAATGCCCAAACCTATCGGTACTTGCTTCTTCGTCAACGACCTGACGCGGGAAGAACTGAATGTTGCTTTAGCCGAACACAAGCAACTGTGCGCGACCTATCCGCGCGGTGGTGACGGTGTTGATGCTTACATGGTACAAGAACCCGAACTCGTAGGGAGCGTATAGACCATGACGATCGCACCTCAGAAAGAAAGCACGGCAAGACCCGTCACGCCTTTGGGGATTCTAGTGCAGCAGTTGCAACAAATCCTAGAGTTAGTGGCGAAAGAACAAAACATTTCTTTAGAGGTAGCTGCCAAAATTCAGCAAGTATGGCAACTCGCCGCAGGCATCGACCCATATATCGAAGCCGTTTCCACCGAAGAGTCTGCTGCCCTTGCCGCACTAGCAAAAAAGACCTGTGACGAACCTTGGGAAAAACGATTTTCTGACCAGGAAACAGTCCGCCAGTTAGAACAAGAGATGCTGTCTGGACATTTGGAAGGACAAACATTAAAAATGTTCGTCCACATGACCAAAGCCAAAAATGTTTTGGAGGTTGGGATGTTCACGGGTTACTCTGCCTTAGCAATGGCAGAGGCTTTACCAGAGGACGGACGACTAGTCGCTTGCGAAGTGGATCGATACGTGGCAGACTTTGCAATTGACTGCTTTCAAGCATCTCCCCACGGACGCAAAATTTCTGTGGAAGTTGCCCCAGCTTTGGAAACATTGCAGAAATTGGCAGCAGCCAAAGAGTCTTTTGACTTGGTATTTATCGATGCCGATAAGAAGGAGTACGTAGATTATTTCCACCTCTTGCTAGATGCAGATTTAGTACCTTCTGGAGGATTTATCTGCGTTGATAATACCTTGTTGCAAGGACAACCATACCTGCCACCCGACCAGCGCACCCCGAACGGAGAAGCGATCGCCCAATTTAACCGCATCGTAGCTGCTGACCCCCGCGTGGAACAGGTTTTGCTACCGCTACGCGATGGTTTGACCGTTATCCGGCGTATATAAATCGGTAAAAGCAAGGCAATGCCTTGCTTCTACCACAATCTATTACCCCTACCATGCAGATATTTGCAGTATTCCAAAATCTGGGAACGTTACTTCTACTCGCGATCGCCTTTCCTTTCAACTGTATCGTTGTCTTGACAGCGTTATTGTGGAATCTCGTCAGCCAGCCGTTTCGTGACAGGGGCATCTTGCCTGTATCGCACCCCAAAAACATTATGCTGACGGGGGGGAAGATGACCAAAGCCCTGCAACTCGCCCGTTCGTTTCATCTGGTCGGACATCGGGTGGTATTGGTAGAAACGCATAAATATTGGTTAACCGGACATCGGTTTTCTAACGCCGTCGATCGCTTTTATACCGTTCCCGCACCGGAAAAAGACCCGGAAGGCTATTCACAAGCATTGCTGGCGATCGCCAAACAAGAAAATATCGATGTCTACGTTCCCGTCTGTAGTCCCGTCGCCAGCTACTATGACTCTTTGGCTAAATCAGTCCTATCTGGCTGCTGCGAGGTGTTTCACTTCGATGCAGAGGTGACGCAGATGTTAGACGATAAGTATGATTTTGCCGAGAAAGCGCGATCGCTCGGTCTATCTGTCCCCAAATCTTTCAAGATTACCAATCCAGAACAAGTTGTTAATTTCGACTTTTCCGATGCAGAACGTCCGTATATCCTCAAAAGCATTCCCTACGACTCAGTACGTCGTTTAAACTTAACTAAGCTACCCTGCGCCACACCAGCAGAAACAGCAGCTTTTGTCAACAGCCTGCCGATTAGTCCTGAAAAGCCCTGGATTATGCAGGAATTTATCCCAGGACAGGAATACTGCACTCATAGCACCGTCCGCAATGGGGAATTAAGAATGCACTGCTGTTGCGAGTCTTCTGCTTTTCAAGTCAATTACGAAAACGTTGACAAGCCGGAAATACTCGCATGGGTGCGTCATTTTGTCAAAGAATTAGGAATTACCGGACAAGCTTCTTTTGACTTTATTCAAGCTGAGGATGGAAACGTTTACGCGATCGAGTGCAACCCCCGCACTCACTCAGCAATTACAATGTTTTATAATCATCCAGGGGTAGCAGATGCCTTTTGTAGAGACGTTACATGTAACGTCTCTACGTTGTATCCGTTGCAACCCTTATCGACCAGCAAGCCTACTTATTGGACTTATCACGAACTCTGGCGGCTAACTGGAATTCGATCTTTTCAACAATTACAGACCTGGTTCAAAAACATCTTGCGTGGGAAGGATGCAATTTTTGCGATCGACGATCCCTTGCCATTTCTAATGGTACATCACTGGCAAATTCCCCTCTTACTTTTAGACAATCTTCGCAGGCTTAAAGGCTGGATCAGGATAGATTTTAATATCGGCAAGATTGTCGAATTAGGTGGGGATTAAACCAGTGAACAGTGACCAGTGACCAGTAACCAAATGGTGTATCTCTTAAATGTTTATCCACCATTCACTTTTTACTCCCTGCCTTGAGGGAAATTAAATACAGCTCAATGAAACTGATAACTGATATATGATCGCTAATCAAACTAAAACAGGTTGGGAAGTTATTTACCATCGCGCTCATGCGCTACTTGCAGCACAAATTGCCGGACATTGGCGACGTAAGGATTTTCCACCTCGGATTTACGAAACTATAGCTGCAATTTCCCACCACGACGATTTAGAAAAAGAATGGGAAGAAAATAATCTCACGCCAGCTGGCGCGCCGTTAGACTTTACTCTCGATACTAGTACTCATCTACCCAAGCTGAAACAGCACATTTCCAACGCACGCTATCGGGGACGGTGGGTAACAATGCTAACTTCTATGCATACTAGTTTTTTGAATGAAGGAAAACGGGGAGAGTCATCGGAACTCGATGAGTTTCTTGACGAACAATTAGAGCTACAAAAGCAATATAGAAAAGAACTTAAAATTAGTCAGAAAGATGCTGAAGAAGCTTATGCATTTTTTCAGTGGTGCGATCGCCTCTCGTTGATTCTCTGTAATCATCAATTACCAGTAGACGAACGCTCATTAGAAATTGGGAAAGGACCAGATGGCGATCGCTATGATATTATTCAGTTGAAGGATGGCAAAGTTACCGTTACTCCTTGGTGCTTTGAAGAGAAGGAGTTTACTGTCAACGTAGAAGCCTCATACCTTTCCCAACTACAATTTGGTAGTAATGCCGAACTGACAGAGCAATTACAAACTGCGCCGATGAAAAGTTTGGAGTGGACATTTGTTAAAGTATGATTGTCATTGGTCATTAGTCATTGGTGAGTAGTGAAAAGCAATCTATGTTTAGCTTTTGACTTTTAGCTTTTGACTTTTGACTTATTCCCTACCTCCTCAGTAACAGTGAGTCAAGCACGAGAACAGTCCCCAACCAACCTACCTAACGTAGCCTTTACGGATTGGTTTGAGTATCCAGTCCGAGTACAACCGCATCATACAGACTATGCTGGTGTTGTCTGGCACGGTTCGTACATAGCTTGGATGGAAGAAGCGCGGGTAGAATGCTTGCGATCGATTGGCATTAATTTTGCTGACTTAGTAGCTTTAGGTTGTGACTTACCCGTAGTAGAACTTGCAGTACGCTACCACCGTCCGATTAAAATGGGGATGGATGCCATAGTCAGAACCCGCATGGCGGATATGGAAGGCGTGCGGATCAATTGGGACTATCAAATTCAATCTCTCGACAGTCAAGAATTGTATGTAACGGCAAGAGTCATATTAGTAGCAGTCGATCGCGAAAAGGGTAAAATTATGCGTCAATTACCCCCAGATGTCGAGAGTGCTTTTGCTCGGCTGGCTGGTACGCCAAACCGCTAAGCTCAATGTTCCCACGCCGCCATTTTCTCAGAAGCGCCGCTATCGTTGGTATTGGTGCCATATCTACACCCGTGCTTGGACAAGGAAACAAATCAAAAATTAAAAGTCAAAAGTCAAAATCAATTCCGAATTCT from Chroococcidiopsis sp. SAG 2025 harbors:
- a CDS encoding sedoheptulose 7-phosphate cyclase, whose protein sequence is MSEVQAKFTATETAFHVEGYEKIEFSLLCINGAFDISNREIADQYQKYGRCLTVIDANVYRLYGEQIEAYFQHYNIDLTVFPITITEPNKTIATFETIIDAFAEFGLVRKEPVLVVGGGLVTDVAGFACAAYRRNSNFIRVPTTLIGLIDAGVAIKVAVNHKKLKNRLGAYHAPKQVILDFSFLRTLPTAQVRNGMAELVKIAVVANAEVFNLLEKYGEQLLQTHFGYVDATPELQEIAYKVNYESIKTMIELETPNLHEIDLDRVIAYGHTWSPTLELAPNVPIFHGHAVNIDMAFSATLAARRGYISTQDRDRILGLMSRIGLALDHPLLEGDLLWQATESIMQTRDSKLRAAMPKPIGTCFFVNDLTREELNVALAEHKQLCATYPRGGDGVDAYMVQEPELVGSV
- a CDS encoding O-methyltransferase — encoded protein: MTIAPQKESTARPVTPLGILVQQLQQILELVAKEQNISLEVAAKIQQVWQLAAGIDPYIEAVSTEESAALAALAKKTCDEPWEKRFSDQETVRQLEQEMLSGHLEGQTLKMFVHMTKAKNVLEVGMFTGYSALAMAEALPEDGRLVACEVDRYVADFAIDCFQASPHGRKISVEVAPALETLQKLAAAKESFDLVFIDADKKEYVDYFHLLLDADLVPSGGFICVDNTLLQGQPYLPPDQRTPNGEAIAQFNRIVAADPRVEQVLLPLRDGLTVIRRI
- a CDS encoding ATP-grasp domain-containing protein, whose protein sequence is MQIFAVFQNLGTLLLLAIAFPFNCIVVLTALLWNLVSQPFRDRGILPVSHPKNIMLTGGKMTKALQLARSFHLVGHRVVLVETHKYWLTGHRFSNAVDRFYTVPAPEKDPEGYSQALLAIAKQENIDVYVPVCSPVASYYDSLAKSVLSGCCEVFHFDAEVTQMLDDKYDFAEKARSLGLSVPKSFKITNPEQVVNFDFSDAERPYILKSIPYDSVRRLNLTKLPCATPAETAAFVNSLPISPEKPWIMQEFIPGQEYCTHSTVRNGELRMHCCCESSAFQVNYENVDKPEILAWVRHFVKELGITGQASFDFIQAEDGNVYAIECNPRTHSAITMFYNHPGVADAFCRDVTCNVSTLYPLQPLSTSKPTYWTYHELWRLTGIRSFQQLQTWFKNILRGKDAIFAIDDPLPFLMVHHWQIPLLLLDNLRRLKGWIRIDFNIGKIVELGGD
- a CDS encoding DUF3891 family protein — its product is MIANQTKTGWEVIYHRAHALLAAQIAGHWRRKDFPPRIYETIAAISHHDDLEKEWEENNLTPAGAPLDFTLDTSTHLPKLKQHISNARYRGRWVTMLTSMHTSFLNEGKRGESSELDEFLDEQLELQKQYRKELKISQKDAEEAYAFFQWCDRLSLILCNHQLPVDERSLEIGKGPDGDRYDIIQLKDGKVTVTPWCFEEKEFTVNVEASYLSQLQFGSNAELTEQLQTAPMKSLEWTFVKV
- a CDS encoding thioesterase family protein, producing MSQAREQSPTNLPNVAFTDWFEYPVRVQPHHTDYAGVVWHGSYIAWMEEARVECLRSIGINFADLVALGCDLPVVELAVRYHRPIKMGMDAIVRTRMADMEGVRINWDYQIQSLDSQELYVTARVILVAVDREKGKIMRQLPPDVESAFARLAGTPNR